Proteins encoded together in one Candidatus Xianfuyuplasma coldseepsis window:
- a CDS encoding InlB B-repeat-containing protein, producing MMKWMKVLIMVVAVLLLQACDKEVVCEDNTYYKEGDRCIRKALNTVDFVVPEGMDEIESVDLYEGFFLNLPEVDVDFEYGWFTNDSYTTPFDANKGVIRDMTLYLHMEGSYTYNFYVGTEDEEDNLVMSLPYYSLPSDDEVYDVDIEGYDFVGWYTDPERTIEYTGNTDLFDENFELNLYGLFEISTFTVTFVVPEVMYDLDPIEVQYQDSFNKPILDIERNHTWYTDDTYETVYNFNTPVTKDTSIYLVLEDVEFYIAYHYGSSILEYQQFEEIEDITSHPEPERSGLVFVGWYMDNALTIPLEEGELVKDELHPVIHLYALFQIKQFRITYMINDEIFAYRDYYQNDVINPYLPSTTYQFDGWYNDAELTQRFTDIMMPGEDITVYGTMDYEVTDFDSLTELKANVAGTEVVRVEGTVIAYAQNMIYVSDGTTVMSVPIYDRMFYDFPKGMTISLIGQVQIWNGTLDMHQVLSALEVGMNDEFEWPVVESSVAELLPVHIDTIVASRYYITGILQKHDNELSLFDGEYVIKFYHPMDATARSILSQYVDQTVTLNLYYFDLQIFDGELINAIFGFDGTADDITVHDMSEQTYTVDFVVPDTMDPIDPMIVTHGEYINLPVIDTESRYGWFINDSLITAFDDSFPIVGDLTLYYSVLPDPIQITYVLDGQVTQVIEYFPGEDLDLYEPTLSYMEELDGWYTDVEMTTPYTGTFVPYDSLTLYGQITLPTPKAHFTSIQGFRSSIYNYSDYISFEGIVVYNDIELMFVTDGDVNVLVTSNTLDAFTVEAGDRVIVYGNMLVNYSHTEFHTYGVDVVSSDNAIPLQPIEMTFEEFIAADTSRLEMQLFSITDTIIGGEYPRFLSDDSLHVMIFHAYSAQAQAISAQMSELNGQIVTVTLIFLGDYGREIVNYDAIPIAIGDVIEPEIIEVTYIVDDEIVHVDEFYVDEYMNLYEPPNALDMFDGWYTDATLETPYEEVYAPDEDITLYGTNDLPEPVVYFTSIQDYFDSEYTEEDYVSIELIVTLIDRYNVIATDGVDQLVIQKSPLDYDDVVVGDKIEVHGTINGSELPFAYMFTYYYEILSNDNPNPLVSADVTYTEFVDETNGYTTQYLQYFTITDVIHAADENNYRPYFGNTDEFGSVMRLHVPSGEDDTLIHTLNALDGQYVTIEVLYVSFYNYTGTPEYTAIIVSDEITITPDMTTITYVINGEVVKEMKDVPGNLFTAYTPWVSEASTFDGWYTDEALTERYYGLNVPEDDITLYGSLDDPEPIAGFSSLDDFNLSGLTDEDFVTFEGIVTVSSDGIVFISDGTNHISVTMQTEDNLLEQGAQVVLYGYVNVYENHTIITALFYDILSYDNDIPITPTVTSLDDFIALGYEGTEMFYEVYTITGTIHASDDMVPDPHFGSIEDGYVMRITAGEFEEVLDALDGNTVTVTIIYTGRNQADIDYYYAILWSIDAVVWN from the coding sequence ATGATGAAATGGATGAAAGTACTAATTATGGTTGTCGCAGTGTTATTATTACAAGCCTGTGACAAAGAAGTTGTTTGTGAAGATAATACCTACTATAAAGAAGGGGACCGCTGTATTCGTAAAGCACTCAATACAGTGGACTTTGTTGTACCCGAAGGAATGGATGAAATCGAATCGGTGGATTTGTATGAAGGGTTCTTCCTAAATCTACCTGAAGTCGATGTCGATTTCGAGTATGGATGGTTTACCAATGATTCCTATACAACCCCGTTTGATGCGAACAAAGGCGTGATCCGTGATATGACGCTGTATTTACATATGGAAGGATCGTATACCTATAACTTCTATGTCGGAACTGAAGATGAGGAAGATAATCTTGTAATGTCTTTGCCATATTATAGTTTGCCTAGTGATGATGAAGTCTATGATGTGGACATCGAAGGATATGACTTTGTCGGATGGTATACCGACCCGGAGAGAACGATAGAATATACAGGAAATACCGATTTATTTGATGAGAACTTTGAATTGAATCTATACGGATTATTTGAAATATCTACCTTTACGGTAACGTTTGTCGTACCGGAAGTCATGTATGATTTGGATCCAATTGAGGTACAGTATCAAGATAGCTTTAATAAACCTATTCTCGATATTGAACGTAACCACACTTGGTATACCGATGATACCTATGAAACGGTGTATAATTTTAATACGCCAGTAACGAAAGATACAAGTATTTATCTCGTCTTAGAAGACGTTGAATTTTACATTGCATATCACTATGGCAGCTCGATTTTAGAATATCAGCAGTTTGAGGAAATCGAGGATATCACAAGTCATCCTGAACCGGAACGCAGTGGTTTGGTGTTTGTGGGATGGTACATGGATAACGCATTGACAATTCCGTTAGAAGAAGGAGAACTTGTCAAGGACGAACTTCATCCGGTAATCCATTTGTATGCATTGTTTCAGATTAAACAATTCCGGATTACCTATATGATTAATGATGAGATCTTTGCGTATCGAGATTATTACCAAAATGATGTCATCAATCCATATCTCCCGTCAACCACATATCAGTTTGATGGTTGGTACAACGATGCAGAATTAACGCAACGTTTTACCGATATTATGATGCCTGGAGAAGATATTACTGTTTACGGAACGATGGATTACGAGGTAACGGACTTTGATTCACTAACGGAGCTTAAAGCGAATGTGGCAGGAACGGAAGTTGTTCGTGTAGAAGGAACCGTTATCGCTTATGCGCAGAATATGATTTATGTTTCCGATGGGACAACCGTAATGTCTGTTCCAATCTATGATCGCATGTTTTATGATTTTCCAAAAGGAATGACAATCTCGTTGATTGGGCAAGTTCAGATTTGGAATGGAACACTCGATATGCATCAAGTACTCAGTGCCCTTGAAGTGGGTATGAATGATGAGTTTGAGTGGCCAGTTGTGGAATCCTCGGTTGCAGAGTTGTTGCCGGTTCATATAGACACTATAGTTGCATCACGCTACTATATAACTGGAATATTACAGAAACACGATAATGAGTTATCATTGTTTGATGGCGAGTATGTTATTAAATTTTATCATCCGATGGATGCAACAGCGCGATCAATATTAAGTCAGTATGTTGATCAAACAGTAACGTTGAATCTCTACTATTTTGATCTACAAATTTTTGATGGTGAACTCATCAATGCGATATTTGGCTTTGATGGCACAGCCGATGATATTACCGTGCACGATATGTCCGAACAGACGTATACCGTGGATTTTGTTGTACCCGATACCATGGATCCAATTGATCCGATGATAGTAACACACGGTGAATACATCAACTTGCCGGTAATCGATACAGAGTCCCGCTATGGATGGTTTATTAACGATAGTTTGATTACCGCGTTTGATGACAGTTTTCCGATTGTTGGCGATTTGACACTGTATTATTCCGTATTACCAGATCCGATTCAAATTACCTATGTTCTCGATGGTCAAGTAACGCAAGTTATCGAGTACTTCCCCGGGGAAGACTTGGATTTGTATGAACCGACGCTATCGTATATGGAAGAGTTAGATGGATGGTACACGGATGTTGAAATGACAACACCCTATACTGGAACATTTGTTCCTTATGATTCACTCACCCTTTACGGCCAGATTACACTGCCAACGCCTAAAGCTCATTTTACTTCCATTCAAGGTTTTCGCAGTTCGATCTATAATTACAGTGATTATATTAGTTTTGAAGGCATCGTTGTCTATAATGACATCGAGTTAATGTTTGTTACTGATGGTGATGTCAATGTGCTTGTTACATCTAATACATTGGACGCATTTACCGTAGAAGCTGGAGACCGTGTCATTGTATATGGGAATATGCTAGTTAATTATAGTCACACCGAATTTCATACGTATGGAGTTGACGTAGTATCGAGTGACAATGCGATTCCTTTGCAACCGATTGAAATGACATTTGAAGAGTTTATCGCCGCTGATACTAGTCGCCTTGAGATGCAGCTGTTTTCGATAACCGATACCATCATTGGAGGAGAGTATCCACGCTTTTTATCCGACGATTCTCTCCATGTCATGATTTTCCATGCGTACTCAGCCCAAGCGCAGGCAATCTCGGCACAGATGTCTGAACTAAATGGCCAAATTGTAACAGTGACGTTAATTTTTCTCGGCGATTACGGTCGTGAGATTGTTAATTATGACGCAATTCCGATTGCGATTGGTGACGTGATTGAACCAGAAATCATCGAAGTCACCTATATTGTTGACGATGAGATTGTCCATGTCGATGAGTTTTATGTTGACGAATATATGAATTTATATGAACCCCCAAATGCACTGGATATGTTTGATGGATGGTATACCGATGCCACCCTCGAGACCCCTTATGAAGAGGTGTATGCTCCAGATGAGGACATTACCCTGTATGGGACAAATGATCTTCCCGAGCCAGTTGTTTATTTTACCTCAATCCAAGATTATTTCGATTCAGAGTATACTGAAGAGGATTATGTTAGTATCGAATTGATTGTAACCTTAATTGATAGATATAATGTCATCGCAACCGATGGTGTCGATCAATTGGTTATCCAGAAAAGCCCACTTGATTATGACGATGTCGTTGTTGGCGATAAAATTGAAGTTCATGGTACCATCAACGGTTCTGAGCTTCCTTTTGCATATATGTTTACGTACTACTATGAAATCCTTAGTAATGATAACCCCAATCCATTAGTATCCGCAGACGTAACGTATACCGAGTTTGTGGATGAAACAAATGGTTATACGACACAATACCTGCAATATTTTACAATAACCGATGTGATCCATGCGGCCGATGAAAACAATTATCGACCCTATTTTGGTAACACAGACGAATTTGGAAGCGTTATGCGATTACACGTACCCAGCGGAGAGGATGATACCCTAATTCATACATTGAATGCACTCGACGGACAATACGTTACCATTGAGGTGCTATATGTATCCTTCTACAATTATACTGGTACTCCAGAATATACGGCGATCATCGTCTCCGATGAGATTACCATTACCCCTGATATGACAACGATAACTTATGTCATAAATGGAGAGGTTGTCAAAGAAATGAAAGATGTTCCTGGGAATCTCTTTACCGCCTATACACCATGGGTATCCGAAGCAAGTACCTTTGATGGATGGTATACGGATGAAGCCTTGACCGAGCGCTATTATGGACTGAATGTACCGGAAGACGATATCACGCTATATGGATCGCTTGATGATCCTGAACCAATTGCTGGATTTAGTTCATTAGACGATTTTAATCTATCCGGTTTAACCGATGAAGACTTCGTTACCTTTGAAGGAATAGTGACCGTAAGCTCTGATGGAATCGTCTTTATTTCCGATGGCACGAATCATATTAGTGTCACGATGCAAACTGAGGATAACCTCCTTGAACAAGGTGC